The sequence GAAGTATTTCGAAAACGCAACAAGGGAAAGTTTTTATTCTACTCATTTGTTTATTCTtctcttaatttatttaaacactTACGTTTCCTACCGCGCACTGGAGCAGGCGCAGTTTCTCCCTCGTACTTGTCAAACTCGGCGTTGATCTGCTCTCGCAACACCGCTTTCTCGTTCTCGAAAAACACATGTAGTGTTGCCCCCATATAGGGATACAAAGTACCCAACATGGCGATAGCCGCCTGTCTCACGCCAGGATTGTTCGATCCCAAGCCGGTTTTACAATGCTCGATTATACCTTTAACGTCGACACCTCTGAAAAAGAGATATGGAAGAACGAGCGCGTAAGTGCGAGTCACTATGCTAACAGTGTAAGGATATCTGCCAAGTGTCATGTTGAGTTGTAATCTGAATAGTTATCAAATATACAACTACCAAAGTTAAGttaataaaagataattttgtcAAGTTAACAGAACTTCATGAAATAATATTACGATAACagcaaaatatatttccattGTTGTCAcgtttttctcaatatttttgtCCCTACCCGATTCCGAACTCTTTTACTGCTCCGGACAGCCAAACTAAAGCTTCCTGTTGTACTTTGGGGCTTTTTTGTGCGAACGCCGCTTCCAAAGCGGCTGTGCAGACATGTCCCAGACTGGTGGCTTCTGCCATGGCGGTCATAGTTTCCCCCACCATGGCACCGTTCTTGGGGTCACCGAATTTCTCGGAAATGTCGCCGATGCAGCAATTTACTGATGTGGTGGAAAAAGTACTGTTTTCAGCTAAATACTAAgaaagaaattgtttttgtgGCACTAAAATCTAGATTATAAAAACTTACTTTGACGATTTCTAGTTTGACTTTGAGAACTTGGAAATTGGTGTCCTTGAGACCAGGTTTCTTCAGGATTGTCTTTATTAGGGCTTGAGAATGAATAGTTTTACCTTCCATGGATTGGATTGTTGACACAATTTCCTCAGCGGCGGCCAATCTATTATTTCGCTCAAAGTAATATAATAATGTACAATGTAAGAATCCAACTCACCGAGTTTTCCACATAGAATTCACCAGATCGGACACTACATTCCCCGACAACAACTCCCCGATAACGCTTTCGACTTCCAATTCGTCCAGCTCCTTCTCGATTTTGGGAAGCGCTTTCGGGGGGGCTTTACCGGCCCCTTTGGATCTTACCACAGTGGCAGAGCCCGAAGACACACCTGCTGAAGGCTTCTTATTACCTGTGATTGCTTTAGCTGAAAATTGGTAAAGTGCGcaaccaaagaaaaaattcctaacaaaatctaaaaaacaaGCGAATGTGAAAGTTACCGGAACTGGGCTTTTTGGGGACAGCTTTTGCCGCGGCTTTAGTGGGGGCAGTTTTAGGTCGGGCCTTTTTGGCAACGGCGACTTTAACTACAATTTCTGCCTTGTCGtgaaattctttaattttgtccATCTTCAGTTTGTCGTTTTCCAACTCGACCAGGAAGGGGGTGACAGCCTTCTCTCCAACGAGCTTCATTAAAGTACCCAGAGCCTCAGCAGAAGACTCTCTGACTGATGGGTCTATAACAGAGATTGTTCAAGATTGGTACAGAATACGACGCCAACATCGAAAATGGTTAGGTTAAGTTTAATGTGAGATCAAGGTACAGAATAGCCAAAAGGTCTGTCAACTCAATTACACAATAAACTTAGTAGTAAGTCTTTGAAAgatgaattttgttttgttcatAAATTTCCAATACGATTTTCTGAAGGTAGATTCTAACTAAAATAACCGATATAtgaaatatcgaaaacaaTTACGATGAGCAATGGTGAATCATCGGTACGGAATCGAGTAATCAGTTGAACTCTATATAGGACTTCATTGTTTCAAAGCTCTGTACACTACAACTTACCAGATTCGTTGATGTTTTTCATTAAGCCACCTGTAATCGCTTTGAGAACCTTTTTGTTGATTGCGGTTTGCTGCGTTTTACTGAAAGCACGGGATAAGAACATTGCCGCCTCAGCCTTGACCGAGGGATTTTTGTTGTTCAAGGCCTCAAGGATATCTTCCAGAATTGGCTCTATAGTAGTCTATCATAAAACCCTCATTACCTTGGTTGTTTCATCCAAAGACATTAAGTTgctcaataaataaaataacggtAACACCcgctattttttaacaaaatagtGTTGAAGTGTACAACACGTTAATAATTTGACCCTAAAGGACATAGATAACCCTATAACCTTTCTATTATTCgtaattcaaaatggcggGCGATGTCGTTGCTCTATACAGCACATTCCAGAAACTTTTGTACATATTTCActgctatttttttataaggacatatgaattatttttatgcaaataaagTTTTGAGAACATGTTACTGAAATATACAGTATATTATATTGAGTGGCCTTAAAACTAATAACCACTTACAGACAGATAAGTGGCGTCAATTGCCTCCCTAATGGCAGTTACGACATTTTGCTTCTTCtctttaaatttctcaagCAGTGGCAAGATTAAAGTTCCTGAGTAAGACTGGAATCGTTTTTTTAGACCTGTGGCCAGGCCTGCTATGCATCTTCCAGCCAAAGCCACGCAGACCACATTAGAGTCTTTTTGGACTACCTTTTTCAGGGCTCGCACTACATCTCCATAGTCTCCATTCTCTAATTTTGGGGCTTTCACCAAATTCTCCAAAACTTCCAGCACTTCTTTGCGATCCTGCCATTTTTTTGCCTCAATTTTGTCTATAAAGTCTTTAGGTAGTTTAGAAAGGATGTCAATTGGGTCAGCTGTATCATAAGGGTCAATATCCTGGGGGACTCCGCCTTCCTCTTCCTCATCTTCAGGTGctttaaattagaattaaatGAGGGAGAATGCAGAAAAATATCTTTGGGttgtttttcaacatttacaaaaataaattacagaggatcatatttataacatttacAAAGTTTCTAAATAATATAGATCTTGAAAGAGAACCTAAAGtgttttacaaatttcttctGAGCTCAAAACATGAAAGAATGCTGAACTAAGAAACACCTAAAGCTTATGAAATTATAGCAGGAGATCAATCTGTGACATTAGCACATTCTAGAAGTTTTTTGTCTAagcaaataaattacaaataatgcATAGcttgcaaaataaaatagaatgaTTTATAACATTCTAAAAGTTTCTTATTATATCtctttatatattatatatctTATTATAAATCTTATTAATACAccattaattcattaatttatttaacagaagTGATTTTTACAATACTTACTATCAGTCTCCTCAGTATTTGTTTTTAGAGTGGCTTGTTTCTGCTGTTGTGATCGAATGTACCGAATCGGGAACCCCTTTTGACCTTCAACTTTAGCAAACTCCCCCTCCAGTTCAGTCATCTGGACCGCCTGCAAATTTGCTGACTGCAAATGATTTCTGAAAACAAACTAACTAAATGCCtgcaattaaataaagtttaagaCTGACTTCAAATTTGGACCCATCCACTTGTACAGTTCTATGACCAATGCTCGAGTTTCATCTCTAACCCCCTTGTCCCGATCAGCAAACAAAGTTCCTAGTTTCTTGATTATTGGCTTGGGGCTGATGATTTTAATTCCAAACTCCTTTAATGCAGTAGTGAGCACTTGAATACAAGCAGCTACAATCTTCGGATTTTTTTGGTCAGTGCCTTTAATCAATTCATCTTCaacctaaaaaatttcttatagaGTTGCCCTTAAAAGTTACTTTACTTACCGCCTCatatttctcaatttcaatGTACATGAGACACACTTGCAGAGCAAGTTCACGGGTCTTAGTTCTGGGAGCTGCAATGCATTTAGTTACAATGCCAGACATCACTTCAGAGACAGTTTTGCCTGCATGTGCATAATTCTGAACATAAGCAAGAGTGGCTTCCAAGCCCTTTTCTTGACCCGCAGCATTGCTGTCAGTGACAAATTTTTTAACCAGTCCCAAGTACTTTCCAAATTCCGGAGATTTTTCGTCGTCAATTTGCTTGAAGGTTTTGGTGACCTCTTCATAAGCACTCACCCGTGCTTTCCAGAGTTTGTGCACGCACCGCTCTTCGGCGGACAGTTTCTTATACTCGTCGtcttccatatttaaaagctCATTTCTATAAAGAGAATATTTGGGTCGCCGTTAGTTCAATTACATTGAATCATTTCCAAAAATGGAATATAAGGTGAGGCTATAGGGCCGGGCTTATACCTTTTGAATTCTAACTAGAGGAGATGCGGAATTCCAGGTTTGggtttataatttattaaacatatacGTTAAAGTATCCGAAACGCACAAATAGTTTATcgtctaaaaattaattttttttaaatgagtttttatgGGGACTCAACACCAAGAAAAAACAGAGAAAATGGTCGATGTATAAatgtcaaatattttcaaattggaataTAAGAAATTGACGTTTCCCCCACCAACTTTAACCGACATTTCCTCTCTATTGCTCTTATGAGAATAAACAGGACAAACAACAACAAGATTTAACCAGAAATCTAATAGTTGGCAACAGCGCATTTGCGCACAATGGCGGAAATCTGAATTAACCTTAGTTATTTGGCTAtccatttattaattttgatattctttttacaattatttacataacaacTCAAGAAAGTAagtgatttaaataaaataatcggGACAGTCGTTACcaagattttttgaaaatattgaattaatcCGTGCCTACTTGAATGtaaaatttagataattttaagaaattcgaACCGACCTGgacagatatttgaaaaaagcttAAAGAAACTAGAAATTTTCACCTCGCGAGAGCAACAGTACCGTAGATTATTTTTGCGTTAAGTTCAAAAGAATCATTATCAAAAACATAAATCTTAAATAATGGTACATAGAATGGCGTACACAACATCCTAAACAATGTTGCCACATTTTGTCACGAAAGAAAAATCTGTGCAATAACATATGAGAAACAGCTGTTCTAAGTAGtcatttatatgaaaatgtttataCTAAATATCTATTTTACAAGTAACATGTGCAGTAAAACCTcttaaattattcttttgaGCTTATACATTCAggtaaatatattaaaaagtcCCAAGTACGTTAATATAGGTATTTTGAACCCCTATTTTTGCAccctaattaaaaatacttatgTCTAGTTTCCAAGCAAACACCTTAAATAAAGAATGGTAAGGGCCACTTAACTTTAATGCAGCACTGTGGAAAATTTGCATACCACCAGACatgtaataaatgaaaacactAAGTAAAGCATGGAATGGACATACCAAtattacacattttaaaatgttggtGCATTTTCTTAGTTCCTCTTGCTAGTATTATACagtatttcttgaaatttccttatattttatttaagttaatgTGTGCAAAAGTGAACAATGGGGCAAGAACCCCAGAAAAAAACTAGTCCCCAATTATGCTGGCTGTGGAAAGGGAGTATCCACCTATACTCGGATATTGCTCTCTAAAAAGAAGTCTGGTTTTGAAGTAACaaaggaatttaattatttcctaaTAATATGGTTTATGAGTAACCAAAGATGCAATCCTTAAGAAAAAACTATGGGAACataaaagaagaattaaaactatccttttaaaaaatttttactagTTTGTGTATTCCAAAGAGTTTAATCCATCACACCTCCAATAAGAAATGGCATATTTGTTAATATTGAACATTCAATATTATCACTTAACTCCATGGTCTTTTAATTGCAACAATCAAAGTTATTTGCCTGGAAGATTTACATCCTACTGAACTAGTttaagtttgtaatttttagcgtttacagAGAAGTAGTAGAAGAGTCGTTTAAAAATCCCTTccccaaaaaataattagcaaGTCTTACTCTCTTTAGTTAAGTAGGCTTTAACTTATACACGTTATAAAAATGGAGAAAGCAAATCCACTCCTTTAAGGGATGATTAATGTCAAATTTCCGATAACCCCAACTTAAGAAATGCTGGGGAAAGGGATATTAAACTATAGACATGCAGTAAGGAAAATACACTTACGTATTACTTACGAGAGGAACTAAATAGATATGTGGATATACACCAGTAATTAACGAATGAAAAACACAATATGTCCGTTCgttataattttcaagtttcttcgtgttttttgtaaaaaataggCAAATAAcgaattattaaagaattgAAATGACATTAACTGTTTTGAATTTCATAGGTTAGTTATTTAATGTGATTCTTTTTGTCCTTTTCTACCTAATGTCGTATGAAAGAGACAAAAGCTGATCTTTTATGATAGTTTCCATGTCAGTTTAATCGGATCTTTAACTTGATCGTATTCTTGtactgtttaaatttgaatatttattgacAATAATACAACTTATAAATAATCATATATCATATCatataattataaatcaaataatcATATAATAAATCATCTAAAGTGGTTTCAACACTAAATAGTTAATTTTCAGGAGTAAAATACCATAAGGAATTTGTTGAGTACCAAGTAAGgatgattaattaaaataacattccCCTCTAATGACCCCTAACATTAAATTTCACACTTCCACCTCACCCCACACAAACCCAATTAATTTAAACCGCCGATTAAGCATCTGCATCTTGCTCCTCATTCGTGTCCTTATCGGAAATATTCACTAGATTGGCCACAGCTGGGGATGCAGGTTCAATTTCTTCAGTAACTAAAATGGACCCCATTAAAGGGTTTCTCCAATTACAGCACGAAACTTACCACTGGTAGTTAAAGGTGTGTAAGTTTTAGTTCCAGTTTTTTCATTGGAGTATATGGGGAAATCTGTGCTGAAGAGTGGAGGCAGCTCTTGTAAGTAGTGGGGCATTAATTGACTTGAGCGATTGTGAGGTTCATTTACTATTGAAGTTGTGTCACTCAGCTTTCGCCtaaaaatcaagttttacTCTACCAACTTCTTTTAACTCAAAGATTTATGAAATACCTTCTCTTCATTTTGTTCATAATAGCTTGAGCGATTAGAATCATGACTATAAGTGTAACAATAATGATGCAGAATACTATGAGGCGCTCAGTGAGGATTTTCATCACATTAGGTACTTCATAAACATCCAATCCAGCATGTATCAAGTATTGTCTAGCGTAATTATCCCACATAACTTTCAAGTTTGAACTGCTTAACTGATAACCATCCCAAATCTCACTTTTCACTTGCTtagtgttttttattattggtaGAGCAAAAGTGAGATTTGCGCAGCTTTCGTAGTTTTCCCAATATATGGGACAGGCAGTAATCAGAATGATCTTGACATTGTTTTGtctgtaataaaatttctggaggcttaaaaaatcaaattgttggTTAATAGTTTACGTGATAGACTCATTAAGTGGGCAGTTTTGTTGCTCACAATAATCAATTCCCATCTTGGATATAGCCTGCCTCAAAATTTGTGTTGCTGCCTCGTCATATGTGGTTGCGCCTTTTCGTCCTAGAAATACAGTTAAAGTGGCAGATTCCTCAGGAGAGGCTGTAGGCATTGGATGGAGGGTAGTGGTAGATGGAGCCTGAGAGGTAGTAGTCAAAGCCTCCcctaaaattctttaattttttttctcagtattTATGACTTTTGTACCAAACTTGCCTACTCTAGAGAATCTTATTGTAAAACTATTTAAGGTGTTAGTTCCTACATAGTTAGCTTCAACCTCATTGTGATTGTACAGATAGCTAGGCGTTCCTATTACGTTGTAGCTGAACATCAAAGCGTTTTCAGCAGCCTGTTTGTCGTCATCATTACCACACACTGCATGAGAGagtaataattgtttcaacTCAGTTTCatctataattaaaaaatcgcaactGTACATTTAACAGTAACATAATCCCCATTTTCCCCATGTAAATCAATCTTAGTTACATCCAGTTGTATCTGAAATCCGGGCTCTGCAGACACCTTTATGGAAGCTGGGTCTGAGGCTCTCCATGTCGCATTTGGTTGGTTATCAGTGAGGTTTATTATTGTTGGGTCGTCGTCTTGGCCCAATGCTATGTTATAGGTGATTTATACGAGGTTTAAGTTGGAAAGTTGCGCTTACCTATTGATGTGATAAGGACTAAAACACCGAGAGTAAACTGTAGAGCCTGCATCTCTGCTTGATAAGGGCTAAATCATGTTACTTTAGTTGATTTAGACATAAGATATAGTGGAGATGTGGAAATTTGTTCAATCAAATCGCATTTTATCTTATCTTGTGGCTTAAGCTTATCAATCATCTATAGATTACGTCTTTATTGCAGATGGAGGAATTACTAATTAAGGGTATTTGAGTGTATTTTTAGAATCAAATGTTGAGGCAAAAGTGTGATTTTTGTCAAGTTTTGTCGTTTTACTatggcattttttaatttcctggGGTTCATTGTAACTTCAACGCATTTGCTTTAAACTAAACGTATTGTTAAACACGATGGAGATAAAGATGATTGATGTTTGGCGACAGGAATTGTGATAGCTTACGGGTAATTCCAAATTCAATACGTCAATGCTGTTCACTAAACCAACAAGTTTATTTATATAGACTTTCAACAACGAACCTTTGTATTACCTATATctgaaatttcagaaaattatcaaatttgacTAATACATACCATGCCACTGTTCCTGTCGTGATATATTCGCTTAGTATCTTTTAAGTTTCATAAATTTTCAGCTTACTTCTTGAAAAATATAGTCGTACTAGGGCCTGATCCTTACTTTTCTCCAGTTCATAATTAATTGCTTTTAAGTTACATCTGTTTTTGTTGCTAGCAAAAAAGGAGAGGACAAAAG comes from Euwallacea similis isolate ESF13 chromosome 9, ESF131.1, whole genome shotgun sequence and encodes:
- the LOC136411155 gene encoding uncharacterized protein, whose protein sequence is MQALQFTLGVLVLITSIALGQDDDPTIINLTDNQPNATWRASDPASIKVSAEPGFQIQLDVTKIDLHGENGDYVTVKLCGNDDDKQAAENALMFSYNVIGTPSYLYNHNEVEANYVGTNTLNSFTIRFSRVGEALTTTSQAPSTTTLHPMPTASPEESATLTVFLGRKGATTYDEAATQILRQAISKMGIDYCEQQNCPLNESITQNNVKIILITACPIYWENYESCANLTFALPIIKNTKQVKSEIWDGYQLSSSNLKVMWDNYARQYLIHAGLDVYEVPNVMKILTERLIVFCIIIVTLIVMILIAQAIMNKMKRRRKLSDTTSIVNEPHNRSSQLMPHYLQELPPLFSTDFPIYSNEKTGTKTYTPLTTSVTEEIEPASPAVANLVNISDKDTNEEQDADA